One window of the Mycobacterium haemophilum DSM 44634 genome contains the following:
- a CDS encoding nitronate monooxygenase, with product MVLGFWDIAVPIVGAPMSGGPGSPALAAAVSNAGGLGFIPGGYLSAEQFADDIAAARAATTGPLGVNLFVPQPSVADWVQLEYYAEELEEVAEHYQVEVGQPHFGDDDDWERKLEVVADLRPELVSFTFGVPSPDVIRRLGALGLLVMVTVTSAYEAGVAVAAGADSLVVQGPGAGGHRGTFAPDMEPSTESLPELLDRIGSAHDVPLIAAGGLGTAADVAGVLRRGAVAAQVGTALLLSDEAGTNSAHRAALKHPLFDNTVVTRAFSGRYARGLENEFTRLLDHVAPLGYPEVHQMTSPIRRAAVERDDPNGTNLWAGTAFREACSGPAADIIASLTPDVPSA from the coding sequence ATGGTGCTGGGCTTCTGGGACATCGCGGTGCCGATCGTGGGTGCGCCGATGTCCGGCGGCCCTGGTAGCCCCGCGTTGGCCGCGGCGGTGTCCAACGCGGGCGGGCTCGGTTTCATCCCCGGCGGCTACCTGAGCGCGGAGCAGTTCGCCGACGATATCGCCGCCGCGCGCGCCGCCACCACCGGCCCGCTCGGTGTGAACCTGTTTGTGCCCCAACCCAGTGTCGCCGACTGGGTGCAGCTCGAGTACTACGCAGAAGAACTCGAAGAGGTTGCCGAGCATTACCAGGTGGAAGTGGGCCAGCCTCATTTCGGCGATGACGACGACTGGGAACGCAAGCTTGAGGTGGTGGCCGATCTACGCCCGGAGTTGGTGTCGTTCACGTTCGGCGTGCCGTCCCCGGATGTCATCCGACGGTTGGGCGCCCTGGGACTGTTGGTGATGGTCACGGTGACTTCGGCCTATGAGGCGGGGGTGGCTGTCGCCGCCGGCGCGGACAGCCTGGTGGTCCAGGGCCCCGGCGCCGGCGGGCACCGCGGCACGTTCGCGCCGGACATGGAGCCCAGTACCGAATCGCTGCCCGAGCTACTCGATCGAATCGGCAGCGCGCATGATGTACCGCTCATCGCAGCCGGTGGCCTGGGCACCGCCGCTGACGTCGCCGGCGTGCTGCGCAGGGGAGCGGTGGCCGCGCAGGTCGGCACCGCGCTGCTGCTGAGCGACGAAGCTGGCACCAACTCCGCACACCGCGCTGCGCTGAAGCATCCGCTGTTTGACAACACCGTCGTGACGCGTGCGTTCTCCGGCCGGTATGCGCGTGGTCTGGAGAACGAATTCACCCGTCTGCTGGATCACGTGGCGCCGCTAGGCTATCCCGAGGTCCACCAGATGACGTCACCGATACGGCGGGCCGCGGTCGAGCGGGACGATCCAAACGGGACAAACCTGTGGGCAGGAACGGCGTTCCGGGAGGCATGCTCTGGGCCCGCGGCCGACATTATCGCTTCGCTGACTCCCGATGTGCCGTCAGCGTAA
- the ald gene encoding alanine dehydrogenase, translating into MRVGIPTETKNNEFRVAITPAGVAALTYRGHEVLVQAGAGEGSAIADADFKAAGAQLISTPEQVWAEADLLLKVKEPMPAEYGHLRHGQILFTYLHLAASRPCTDALMASGTTSIAYETVQTADGALPLLAPMSEVAGRLSAQVGAYHLMRTHGGRGVLMGGVPGVEPADVVVIGGGTAGYNAARIASGMGATVTVFDVNINRLREIDAEFGGRLRTRYSSAYDLEGAVKHADLVIGAVLVPGAKAPRLISNSLVAHMKPGAVLVDIAIDQGGCFEDSQPTTHDQPTFAVHDTLFYCVANMPSAVPKTSTFALTNATMPYVLKLADHGWQAACRSDPALAKGLSTHNGALLSEQVATDLGLAFTEPASVLA; encoded by the coding sequence ATGCGAGTCGGCATTCCGACCGAGACCAAAAACAACGAGTTCAGGGTGGCCATCACGCCGGCCGGCGTCGCCGCGCTGACGTACCGCGGCCACGAGGTGCTTGTGCAAGCGGGCGCCGGGGAAGGCTCGGCAATCGCCGACGCGGATTTCAAGGCGGCGGGCGCCCAGCTGATTAGCACTCCCGAGCAGGTGTGGGCGGAGGCCGACTTGCTGCTCAAGGTCAAAGAGCCCATGCCCGCCGAGTATGGTCACCTGCGACACGGCCAGATCCTGTTCACATATCTGCATCTGGCTGCCTCACGTCCTTGCACCGACGCGTTAATGGCCTCCGGTACAACGTCAATCGCCTACGAGACCGTGCAGACCGCCGACGGTGCGTTGCCGTTGCTGGCCCCGATGAGCGAAGTTGCCGGACGACTGTCGGCCCAGGTGGGGGCCTATCACCTGATGCGGACCCACGGGGGGCGCGGCGTACTGATGGGCGGGGTGCCCGGCGTCGAGCCCGCCGACGTGGTCGTGATCGGCGGCGGCACCGCGGGCTATAACGCCGCTCGGATTGCCAGCGGCATGGGCGCGACCGTCACGGTTTTCGACGTCAACATCAACAGGCTTCGGGAGATCGACGCGGAGTTCGGTGGCCGCCTCCGCACCCGCTACTCGTCGGCCTACGACCTAGAAGGTGCCGTCAAGCACGCCGACCTGGTGATCGGCGCCGTCCTGGTGCCAGGCGCTAAAGCTCCCAGGTTGATCTCGAATTCGCTTGTCGCACATATGAAGCCTGGCGCGGTGTTGGTCGACATCGCCATCGATCAGGGCGGCTGCTTCGAAGATTCCCAGCCCACCACCCACGATCAGCCGACGTTCGCGGTGCACGACACACTGTTCTACTGTGTGGCAAACATGCCCAGCGCGGTGCCTAAGACGTCGACATTCGCGCTGACCAATGCAACGATGCCGTATGTACTCAAGCTCGCGGACCACGGCTGGCAAGCGGCATGCCGGTCCGATCCCGCGCTGGCAAAAGGTCTTTCGACGCACAACGGCGCACTGCTGTCTGAACAGGTGGCCACCGACCTGGGATTGGCGTTCACCGAACCGGCGAGCGTACTGGCCTGA
- a CDS encoding polyribonucleotide nucleotidyltransferase, translating to MSVAEIEEGVFEATAIIDNGSFGTRTIRFETGRLALQAAGAVVAYLDDDNMLLSATTASKNPKEHFDFFPLTVDVEERMYAAGRIPGSFFRREGRPSTDAILTCRLIDRPLRPSFVDGLRNEIQVVVTILSLDPNDLYDVLAINAASASTQLGGLPFSGPIGGVRVALIDGTWVAFPTVEQLERAVFDMVVAGRKVDGSDGPDVAIMMVEAEATENVIELVEGGAQAPTETVVAQGLEAAKPFIAALCTAQQELAEKAGKSGKPAADFPVFPDYGDDVYYSVASVATDELAAALTIGAKPERDQRTDEIKAQVLERLAGTYEGREKEISAAFRSLTKKLVRQRILTDHFRIDGRGITDIRALSAEVAVVPRAHGSALFERGETQILGVTTLDMVKMAQQIDSLGPETSKRYMHHYNFPPFSTGETGRVGSPKRREIGHGALAERALVPVLPSVEEFPYAIRQVSEALGSNGSTSMGSVCASTLALLNAGVPLKAPVAGIAMGLVSDDVEVNGGTERRFVTLTDILGAEDAFGDMDFKCAGTKDFVTALQLDTKLDGIPSQVLAGALAQAKDARLTILEVMAEAIDRPDEMSPYAPRVTTIKVPVDKIGEVIGPKGKVINAITEETGAQISIEDDGTVFVGATDGPSAQAAIDKINAIANPQLPTVGERFLGTVVKTTDFGAFVSLLPGRDGLVHISKLGKGKRIAKVEDVVNVGDKLRVEIADIDKRGKISLVLVADDDSAAAPAAPADAGAAQEVGSGTAPADAASSV from the coding sequence ATGTCTGTAGCTGAAATTGAAGAGGGCGTGTTCGAGGCGACCGCCATTATCGACAACGGGAGCTTCGGCACCCGCACCATCCGTTTTGAGACCGGACGGTTGGCTTTGCAGGCCGCTGGCGCGGTGGTGGCTTACCTGGACGACGACAACATGCTGTTGTCGGCGACCACCGCCAGCAAGAACCCCAAGGAGCATTTCGACTTCTTCCCGCTGACGGTCGATGTCGAGGAGCGGATGTATGCCGCCGGTCGGATCCCCGGCTCGTTCTTTCGTCGTGAGGGCCGGCCGTCCACCGACGCGATCCTGACCTGCCGGCTCATCGACCGCCCGTTGCGTCCGTCGTTTGTCGACGGGCTGCGCAACGAGATCCAGGTCGTGGTGACGATTCTGAGCCTGGATCCCAACGATCTTTACGACGTGTTGGCGATCAACGCCGCTTCGGCCTCCACTCAGCTGGGCGGCCTGCCGTTCTCTGGGCCCATCGGGGGTGTGCGGGTGGCGCTCATCGACGGCACCTGGGTTGCTTTCCCCACTGTCGAGCAGCTCGAGCGGGCGGTGTTCGACATGGTGGTTGCCGGCCGGAAAGTCGATGGCTCCGATGGTCCCGACGTCGCCATCATGATGGTGGAGGCCGAGGCTACCGAGAACGTCATCGAGCTCGTCGAGGGCGGCGCCCAGGCGCCGACGGAAACCGTTGTGGCGCAAGGCTTGGAGGCTGCTAAGCCGTTCATCGCCGCGTTGTGCACCGCGCAGCAGGAGCTTGCCGAGAAGGCTGGAAAGTCAGGCAAGCCGGCAGCCGACTTCCCGGTGTTCCCCGACTACGGCGACGACGTCTACTACTCGGTGGCCTCGGTGGCCACCGACGAGCTGGCCGCGGCCCTGACCATCGGCGCCAAGCCCGAGCGCGATCAGCGCACCGACGAGATCAAAGCCCAGGTTCTCGAGCGGCTTGCCGGCACTTACGAGGGCCGGGAAAAGGAGATTAGCGCCGCATTCCGCTCGCTGACCAAGAAACTGGTCCGGCAGCGGATCCTCACCGACCATTTCCGTATCGACGGCCGCGGGATCACCGACATCCGCGCGTTGTCGGCCGAGGTCGCGGTGGTTCCGCGGGCGCACGGCAGCGCGCTGTTCGAGCGCGGCGAAACCCAGATCCTCGGCGTGACCACGCTCGACATGGTCAAGATGGCTCAGCAGATCGACTCGCTGGGGCCGGAAACGTCCAAGCGGTATATGCACCACTACAACTTCCCGCCGTTCTCCACTGGTGAGACTGGTCGGGTCGGCTCGCCCAAGCGGCGTGAGATCGGGCACGGTGCGCTGGCCGAGCGGGCTCTGGTGCCGGTGCTGCCCAGCGTCGAGGAGTTTCCGTACGCCATCCGCCAGGTGTCCGAGGCGCTGGGCTCCAACGGCTCGACGTCGATGGGGTCGGTGTGCGCGTCCACGCTGGCGCTGCTCAACGCCGGCGTGCCGCTCAAGGCGCCGGTGGCTGGTATCGCGATGGGGCTGGTCTCCGACGATGTCGAGGTTAACGGGGGGACCGAGCGTCGTTTCGTCACCTTGACCGACATCCTGGGCGCCGAAGACGCTTTCGGCGACATGGATTTCAAATGCGCCGGCACCAAGGACTTCGTCACCGCGCTGCAGCTCGACACCAAACTTGACGGTATTCCCTCCCAGGTGCTCGCGGGTGCGCTCGCGCAGGCCAAAGACGCCCGGCTGACCATCCTCGAGGTCATGGCCGAGGCCATCGACAGACCCGACGAGATGAGCCCGTATGCGCCACGGGTAACCACCATCAAGGTCCCAGTGGACAAGATCGGTGAAGTCATCGGCCCCAAGGGCAAGGTCATCAATGCCATTACCGAGGAGACCGGTGCGCAGATCTCCATCGAGGACGACGGCACCGTCTTCGTCGGCGCGACCGATGGGCCGTCGGCGCAGGCCGCGATCGATAAGATCAATGCCATCGCGAACCCGCAGCTGCCGACGGTCGGCGAGCGGTTCCTTGGAACTGTCGTCAAGACAACGGATTTCGGTGCTTTCGTGTCGCTGCTTCCTGGCCGCGACGGTCTGGTGCACATCTCCAAACTCGGCAAGGGCAAGCGCATCGCGAAGGTCGAGGATGTCGTGAACGTTGGCGACAAGCTTCGCGTCGAGATCGCCGATATCGACAAACGCGGCAAGATCTCGTTGGTCTTGGTGGCTGACGACGATTCGGCCGCCGCCCCCGCAGCTCCGGCCGATGCCGGGGCTGCTCAGGAGGTCGGTTCGGGTACTGCACCAGCCGATGCCGCCAGCTCCGTCTAG
- a CDS encoding 4'-phosphopantetheinyl transferase family protein translates to MTMSMLVSWVLPDYASQELEYAELYSDPPGLTPLPEEEPLIAKSVAKRRNEFITVRHCARIALARLGVPPVPILKGDKGEPCWPDGVVGSLTHCAGYRGAVVGRSAAVRSVGIDAEPHDVLPNGVLDAISLPEERSEMRRKLPSGLHWDRILFCAKEATYKAWFPLTKRWLGFEDAHITFDVDSLGLSGGFVSRILVDGSALSGPPLTALTGKWSVDRGLVLTAIVL, encoded by the coding sequence ATGACGATGAGCATGCTGGTGTCATGGGTGCTGCCCGACTACGCGTCGCAGGAGCTGGAGTATGCGGAGTTGTACTCCGACCCACCTGGTCTTACCCCGCTGCCCGAAGAGGAACCGTTGATTGCCAAGTCGGTTGCTAAACGGCGCAACGAATTCATCACCGTCCGTCACTGCGCCCGGATCGCATTGGCTCGGCTCGGCGTGCCGCCTGTGCCAATTCTCAAGGGAGACAAGGGCGAACCATGCTGGCCAGACGGCGTGGTGGGGAGTCTCACCCACTGCGCGGGCTATCGCGGCGCCGTCGTGGGGCGCAGTGCCGCGGTGCGCTCAGTGGGCATCGACGCCGAACCTCATGACGTGTTGCCGAACGGCGTGCTGGATGCCATCAGCCTGCCGGAGGAGCGCAGCGAAATGCGCCGGAAGCTGCCGTCGGGACTGCATTGGGACCGAATCCTGTTCTGCGCTAAGGAGGCAACATACAAAGCGTGGTTTCCGCTGACTAAAAGATGGTTGGGTTTCGAGGACGCCCACATCACTTTTGACGTGGACAGTCTGGGTTTGTCGGGCGGTTTCGTGTCTCGGATCCTGGTCGACGGATCGGCGCTGTCGGGTCCACCGCTGACGGCGCTGACCGGTAAGTGGTCGGTTGACCGCGGGCTGGTGCTGACCGCAATCGTGCTATGA
- a CDS encoding bifunctional riboflavin kinase/FAD synthetase → MQRWRGQDEIPTDWGRCVLTIGVFDGVHRGHTELIAHAVKAGRTRNVPTVLMTFDPHPMEVVYPGSHPAQLTTLTHRAELVEELGIDVFLVMPFTTDFMKLTPDRYIHELLVEHLHVVEVVVGENFTFGKKAAGNVNTLRQAGQRFGFAVESMSLLSEHHSNETVAFSSTYIRSCVDAGDMMAATEALGRPHRVEGVVVRGHGRGAELGFPTANVAPPMYSAIPADGVYAAWFTVLGHGPVTGTVVPGERYQAAVSVGTNPTFSGRTRTVEAFVLDAAADLYGQHVALDFVGRIRGQRKFDSVADLVAAMEQDTDRARALLSE, encoded by the coding sequence GTGCAGCGGTGGCGGGGACAAGACGAGATCCCCACGGACTGGGGCAGATGCGTGCTCACCATCGGGGTATTCGATGGCGTGCACCGCGGGCACACCGAACTGATCGCGCACGCGGTGAAAGCCGGCCGCACCCGCAACGTGCCGACCGTGTTGATGACGTTCGACCCGCACCCGATGGAAGTGGTTTATCCGGGCAGTCACCCGGCGCAGCTAACCACGCTGACCCACCGAGCCGAACTCGTCGAGGAGTTGGGCATCGACGTATTCCTGGTGATGCCGTTCACCACCGATTTCATGAAGCTCACACCGGACCGCTACATCCACGAGCTGCTGGTCGAACACCTGCATGTCGTTGAGGTGGTAGTGGGGGAGAACTTCACCTTCGGCAAGAAAGCGGCCGGCAACGTCAACACGCTGCGTCAGGCCGGGCAGCGGTTCGGGTTTGCGGTGGAGTCGATGTCGCTGTTGTCCGAGCACCACAGCAATGAGACCGTGGCGTTCTCCTCGACCTACATCCGGTCCTGCGTGGACGCTGGTGACATGATGGCGGCGACCGAAGCGCTGGGTCGCCCGCACCGCGTCGAGGGGGTGGTGGTCCGCGGCCACGGCCGAGGCGCTGAGCTGGGCTTTCCGACCGCGAATGTGGCGCCGCCGATGTATTCGGCTATCCCGGCCGACGGCGTGTACGCCGCGTGGTTCACCGTGCTTGGGCACGGGCCGGTGACGGGCACTGTGGTCCCAGGTGAGCGCTATCAGGCCGCGGTGTCCGTTGGCACCAACCCGACTTTTTCCGGACGCACCCGCACCGTCGAGGCGTTCGTTCTCGACGCCGCCGCCGACCTGTACGGACAGCATGTAGCGCTGGACTTCGTTGGGCGCATCCGCGGGCAACGCAAATTTGACTCGGTGGCCGATCTCGTCGCCGCGATGGAGCAGGACACCGACCGGGCGCGGGCCCTGCTGTCTGAGTGA
- the truB gene encoding tRNA pseudouridine(55) synthase TruB translates to MSDPGIVVVDKPAGMTSHDVVARCRRIFCTRKVGHAGTLDPMATGVLVLGVERATKILGLLTGASKGYAATIRLGQTTSTEDAEGELLQCVSAQHVTDEAIAAAVGGLRGDILQVPSAVSAIKVDGRRAYRLVREGHAVELQARPVRIDRFEVQAVRSHGQLVDVDVEVDCSSGTYIRALARDLGDALGVGGHLTSLRRTRVGRFELEQARSLEDLAELPRLSWTLDETCLLMFPRRDLTVSEVEATSNGRPLSSAGIDGIYAASDADGRVIALLRDEGPRTKSVVVLRPATMRAGG, encoded by the coding sequence ATGAGCGATCCGGGAATCGTCGTTGTTGACAAGCCGGCCGGGATGACCAGTCACGACGTGGTGGCACGTTGCCGTCGAATATTTTGCACCCGCAAGGTAGGACACGCGGGAACGCTGGACCCGATGGCCACCGGTGTGCTGGTGCTTGGGGTCGAGCGTGCTACCAAGATCCTGGGCCTGCTGACCGGGGCCTCGAAAGGATACGCCGCCACCATCCGCCTAGGTCAGACCACATCTACCGAGGACGCCGAAGGTGAACTGCTGCAGTGTGTCTCGGCCCAGCACGTGACAGATGAGGCGATCGCCGCTGCGGTCGGCGGGCTGCGCGGTGACATCTTGCAGGTGCCGTCGGCGGTCAGCGCTATCAAGGTCGATGGCCGTCGTGCTTATCGACTGGTCCGCGAGGGCCATGCCGTCGAGCTGCAAGCCCGGCCGGTACGCATTGACCGGTTCGAGGTGCAGGCCGTCCGATCCCACGGTCAGCTCGTCGATGTTGATGTCGAAGTCGACTGCTCCTCGGGAACCTACATTCGTGCGCTGGCCCGCGACCTCGGCGATGCGCTCGGGGTGGGCGGGCATCTGACCTCGTTGCGGCGCACCCGGGTGGGCCGTTTCGAGCTGGAGCAGGCGCGGTCACTCGAGGACCTGGCGGAGCTGCCGCGGTTGAGCTGGACGCTAGACGAAACCTGTTTGCTGATGTTTCCGCGCCGTGACCTCACCGTTAGTGAGGTCGAGGCAACCAGCAACGGGCGACCACTTTCGTCGGCCGGTATCGACGGCATCTATGCCGCGAGCGACGCCGACGGCCGAGTGATCGCACTACTGCGTGACGAGGGCCCGCGGACCAAGTCGGTGGTGGTGTTGCGCCCAGCGACGATGCGCGCCGGCGGATGA
- the mntR gene encoding manganese-binding transcriptional regulator MntR, producing the protein MTADDEPGGLTAVAQDYLKVIWTAQEWSLEKVSTKMLAEKIGVSASTASESIRKLAEQGLVDHAKYGAVTLTESGRRAALAMVRRHRLLETFLVNELGYAWDEVHDEAEVLEHAVSDRLVARIDAKLGFPRRDPHGDPIPASDGQVPTPPARQLWACRDGDIGTVARISDADPEMLRYFASVGINLDSRVRILARREFAGMISVAIESADAAATTVELGSPAARAIWVVA; encoded by the coding sequence GTGACGGCTGACGACGAGCCTGGCGGTCTCACCGCGGTTGCGCAGGATTATTTGAAGGTCATCTGGACTGCGCAGGAGTGGTCGTTGGAAAAGGTCAGCACCAAGATGCTGGCCGAGAAGATCGGCGTGTCCGCCAGCACGGCCTCTGAGTCGATCCGCAAGCTAGCCGAGCAGGGCTTGGTTGACCATGCCAAGTATGGCGCCGTGACCTTGACCGAGTCGGGGCGGCGAGCAGCGCTAGCTATGGTGCGCCGGCACCGGCTGCTGGAGACCTTCCTGGTCAATGAGCTTGGCTACGCCTGGGACGAGGTACACGACGAGGCTGAAGTACTCGAGCACGCAGTATCGGATCGCCTGGTGGCACGCATCGACGCCAAGCTAGGGTTCCCGCGGCGCGACCCGCACGGTGACCCGATCCCGGCTTCCGATGGGCAGGTGCCAACGCCGCCCGCACGTCAGCTGTGGGCATGCCGCGACGGCGACATCGGGACGGTAGCCCGCATCTCTGATGCCGACCCCGAGATGCTGCGCTATTTCGCCAGCGTCGGGATCAACCTCGACTCGCGGGTGCGGATCCTGGCCCGCCGCGAATTCGCCGGGATGATCTCGGTGGCGATCGAATCAGCAGACGCCGCGGCGACCACCGTCGAACTCGGCAGCCCAGCAGCCCGGGCGATCTGGGTGGTGGCCTAG
- the rpsO gene encoding 30S ribosomal protein S15: MALTAEQKKEILGSYGLHETDTGSPEAQIALLTKRIADLTEHLKVHKHDHHSRRGLLLLVGRRRRLIKYLSSIDVQRYRSLIERLGLRR, from the coding sequence GTGGCGCTGACAGCCGAGCAGAAAAAAGAGATTCTGGGTTCCTACGGCCTGCATGAAACCGATACCGGGTCCCCGGAGGCGCAGATCGCGCTGCTGACCAAGCGGATCGCGGACCTGACCGAGCACCTCAAGGTGCACAAGCATGACCATCACTCGCGGCGGGGGTTGCTGCTGCTGGTCGGGCGCCGGCGGCGGCTGATTAAGTACCTGTCCTCGATTGATGTGCAGCGTTATCGTTCGCTGATTGAACGGCTTGGTCTGCGCCGCTGA
- a CDS encoding lipid-transfer protein has protein sequence MSNKVYVVGVGMTKFEKPGRREGWDYPDMARESGTNALNDAGIDYREVQQGYVGYVAGDSTSGQRALYELGMTGIPIVNVNNNCSTGSTALFLAAQAIRGGIADCTIALGFEKMQPGSLSGGAQDRESPMAKHVKAMAEIDEFAMPVAPWMFGAAGREHMRQYGTTAEHFAKIGYKNHKHSVNNPYAQFQDSYTLDDILAARMISDPLTKLQCSPTSDGSGAAILASESYVDKHGLAGQAVEIVGQAMTTDFTSTFDGTAKGLIGYDMNVQAAQQVYDQSGLGPEDFQVIELHDCFSANELLLYEALGLCGPGEAPKLIDNGDTTYGGRWVVNPSGGLISKGHPLGATGLAQCAELTWQLRGAADKRQVDNVTAALQHNIGLGGAAVVTAYQRANR, from the coding sequence ATGTCGAACAAGGTTTACGTCGTCGGTGTTGGCATGACGAAGTTCGAGAAGCCCGGCCGTCGTGAGGGCTGGGACTACCCCGACATGGCGAGGGAGTCGGGGACCAACGCGCTTAATGACGCCGGCATCGACTACCGCGAGGTGCAGCAGGGTTATGTCGGCTACGTCGCCGGCGACTCGACGTCCGGGCAGCGGGCGCTCTATGAGCTGGGCATGACCGGGATTCCGATCGTCAACGTCAACAACAACTGCTCAACCGGCTCAACGGCGCTTTTCCTGGCGGCGCAGGCCATCCGCGGCGGGATCGCCGACTGCACCATTGCGTTGGGCTTTGAGAAGATGCAGCCCGGCTCGTTGAGCGGTGGTGCCCAGGACCGCGAATCGCCGATGGCCAAGCATGTCAAGGCGATGGCGGAGATCGATGAGTTCGCGATGCCCGTCGCGCCGTGGATGTTCGGCGCCGCGGGCCGCGAGCATATGAGGCAATACGGCACTACCGCGGAGCACTTTGCCAAGATTGGCTACAAGAACCACAAACACTCGGTGAACAACCCGTACGCGCAGTTCCAGGACTCCTATACGCTCGATGACATCCTGGCGGCGCGGATGATCTCCGATCCGCTCACCAAGCTGCAATGCTCACCGACATCGGACGGTTCGGGCGCGGCAATCCTGGCCTCGGAGTCGTACGTCGACAAGCACGGGCTGGCCGGTCAGGCGGTGGAGATCGTCGGCCAGGCCATGACGACCGACTTCACATCGACCTTCGACGGGACCGCCAAGGGTCTCATCGGCTACGACATGAACGTTCAAGCGGCGCAACAAGTCTACGACCAATCCGGACTTGGCCCCGAGGACTTCCAGGTGATCGAGCTGCACGACTGCTTTTCGGCCAACGAGTTACTGCTCTACGAAGCCCTCGGCTTGTGTGGCCCAGGCGAGGCGCCCAAGCTGATCGACAACGGCGACACCACCTACGGCGGACGTTGGGTGGTGAATCCGTCCGGTGGCTTGATTTCCAAAGGGCATCCGCTGGGGGCGACTGGATTGGCGCAATGCGCCGAACTGACCTGGCAGCTGCGGGGTGCCGCCGACAAGCGACAGGTCGACAATGTGACCGCCGCACTGCAACACAACATCGGGCTAGGCGGTGCCGCCGTCGTCACCGCCTATCAGCGGGCCAACCGCTGA
- a CDS encoding M16 family metallopeptidase — MPPAPSRRPVADPALRRNKRAVAAKPGHPAVLRRTTLPGGLRVVTEHLPAVRSASVGVWVGVGSRDEGATVAGAAHFLEHLLFKSTPTRTAVDIAQAMDAVGGELNAFTAKEHTCYYAHVLDSDLALAVDLVADVVLNGRCAADDVELERDVVLEEIAMRDDDPEDALGDMFLAALFGDHPVGRPVIGTAESVSAMTRAQLHSFHVRRYTPERMVVAVAGNVDHDEVVALVREHFGSRLIRGRQPAPPRKGAGRVNGGPVLTVGKRDAEQTHVSLGVRTPGRSWEHRWALSVLHTALGGGLSSRLFQEVRETRGLAYSVYSALDIFADSGALSVYAACLPERFADVMRVTSEVLASVARDGITEAECRIAKGSLRGGLVLGLEDSSSRMSRLGRSELNYGKHRSIEHTLQRIDAVTVEQVNAVAHQLLSKRYGAAVLGPYASKRTLPQQLRAMVG; from the coding sequence ATGCCGCCAGCTCCGTCTAGAAGGCCAGTAGCTGACCCCGCGCTGCGGCGGAACAAACGGGCCGTCGCAGCGAAACCTGGACATCCCGCGGTGCTGCGCCGCACCACACTGCCGGGCGGCCTTCGCGTGGTCACCGAACACTTGCCCGCGGTGCGCTCGGCGTCGGTCGGGGTCTGGGTGGGTGTCGGATCCCGAGATGAGGGTGCCACCGTCGCCGGGGCCGCGCACTTCCTCGAGCACCTGCTGTTCAAGTCCACCCCGACGCGCACGGCCGTGGATATCGCGCAGGCGATGGACGCCGTCGGCGGCGAGCTGAACGCGTTCACCGCCAAGGAGCACACCTGCTACTACGCACACGTGCTCGACAGCGACTTGGCGCTGGCCGTCGACCTGGTCGCCGACGTCGTCCTCAACGGTCGTTGCGCCGCTGACGATGTCGAGCTGGAACGCGACGTCGTGCTCGAGGAGATCGCGATGCGCGACGACGACCCCGAGGATGCGCTGGGGGACATGTTCCTCGCGGCGTTGTTTGGCGACCACCCGGTGGGACGACCAGTGATCGGCACCGCGGAATCCGTGTCAGCGATGACGCGGGCTCAACTGCACTCCTTTCATGTGCGGCGCTACACACCGGAACGGATGGTCGTCGCGGTGGCCGGCAATGTCGACCACGATGAGGTGGTCGCGCTGGTGCGTGAGCACTTCGGGTCGCGTTTGATTCGCGGGCGTCAGCCCGCCCCGCCGCGCAAGGGCGCCGGACGAGTGAACGGCGGCCCCGTGTTGACGGTGGGCAAGCGGGACGCCGAGCAGACCCACGTGTCGTTGGGGGTGCGTACTCCCGGCCGCAGCTGGGAGCATCGTTGGGCACTGTCGGTGTTGCACACCGCGCTGGGCGGGGGACTGAGTTCTCGGCTGTTCCAAGAGGTTCGCGAGACCCGCGGGCTGGCCTACTCGGTGTACTCCGCGCTGGACATCTTCGCCGACAGTGGTGCGCTGTCCGTGTATGCCGCGTGCCTGCCTGAGCGTTTCGCTGATGTGATGCGGGTAACCAGCGAGGTGCTTGCGTCGGTGGCGCGTGATGGCATCACCGAAGCGGAGTGCCGCATCGCCAAGGGTTCTTTGCGCGGTGGGCTCGTCCTGGGGTTGGAGGATTCCAGTTCGCGGATGAGCCGGCTCGGTCGCAGCGAATTAAACTACGGCAAGCACCGCAGCATCGAACACACCTTGCAGCGAATCGATGCGGTCACCGTCGAGCAGGTCAACGCGGTGGCCCACCAGCTGCTGAGCAAGCGCTACGGTGCTGCTGTTCTGGGCCCGTATGCGTCGAAACGAACGCTGCCACAACAACTTCGGGCAATGGTAGGGTAG